Proteins found in one Streptomyces sp. NBC_00461 genomic segment:
- a CDS encoding glycoside hydrolase family 27 protein, translating to MVPIRSHRRMLRLLAATALTLSACVTASAGTTAEAAPGSPALTPPLGWNSWNSFGCGVNETQVRQAADAMVSSGMKAAGYQYVVVDDCWFNPQRDGAGNLQADPNKFPSGMKALGDYIHSKGLKFGIYEAPNERTCAQAVGNYPGSTGSKGHEAQDAASFASWGVDYLKYDWCSSSGTRDQQVAQFTLMRDALRATGRPIIYSINPNSLHAITGSTYNWGEVADLWRTTEDLLDVWQNGNTNSYPMGVGNVLDIDAPLAAQSGPGHWNDPDMLVVGRPGLTLTESQSHFALWSLLSAPLIAGNDIRTMSSDVSAILRNPRLLAVNQDSLGAGGRRVRDDGNTEVFAKPLSDGSVAVGLFNRGSSTATITATAAQVGLTGGPFTLTDLWTGGTQSTSGPISASVPAHGVAVFKMTGGSPLASTTARLRGTGSGRCLDVDEASTAAGSTTLIWDCHTAANQKWTTWAGGEIRVYGDKCLDASDQGTTNGTQVIIWPCNGQDNQKWTTQADGSIRNVHAGLCLDADQAGTTNGTPLILWTCNGQNNQKWTTLP from the coding sequence ATGGTTCCCATACGGTCACACAGACGAATGTTGCGCCTCCTCGCAGCCACCGCACTGACCCTCTCCGCCTGCGTCACCGCCTCCGCCGGCACGACCGCCGAGGCCGCGCCGGGCAGCCCCGCGCTCACCCCGCCGCTGGGCTGGAACAGCTGGAACAGCTTCGGATGCGGTGTCAACGAGACGCAGGTCCGCCAGGCCGCCGACGCGATGGTGTCCTCGGGCATGAAGGCCGCGGGCTACCAGTACGTCGTCGTCGACGACTGCTGGTTCAACCCGCAGCGTGACGGCGCGGGCAACCTGCAGGCCGACCCGAACAAGTTCCCCAGCGGCATGAAGGCGCTCGGGGACTACATCCACAGCAAGGGCCTGAAGTTCGGCATCTACGAGGCGCCCAACGAACGCACCTGCGCCCAGGCCGTGGGCAACTACCCCGGCTCCACCGGCAGCAAGGGCCACGAAGCCCAGGACGCCGCCTCGTTCGCCTCATGGGGCGTGGACTACCTCAAGTACGACTGGTGCTCCTCCAGCGGCACCCGGGACCAGCAGGTCGCACAGTTCACCCTCATGCGCGACGCCCTGCGCGCCACCGGCCGCCCGATCATCTACAGCATCAACCCCAACAGCCTGCACGCCATCACCGGCTCCACATACAACTGGGGCGAGGTCGCCGACCTGTGGCGGACGACCGAGGACCTGCTCGACGTCTGGCAGAACGGCAACACCAACAGTTACCCGATGGGCGTGGGCAACGTCCTCGACATCGACGCGCCGCTGGCCGCTCAGTCGGGTCCTGGCCACTGGAACGACCCCGACATGCTCGTCGTCGGCCGCCCCGGTCTGACGCTGACCGAGTCCCAGTCCCACTTCGCCCTGTGGTCGCTGCTCTCGGCCCCCCTCATCGCGGGCAACGACATCCGGACCATGTCCAGCGACGTGAGCGCGATCCTGCGCAACCCCCGCCTGCTGGCGGTGAACCAGGACTCGCTGGGCGCGGGCGGGCGCCGGGTGCGCGACGACGGCAACACCGAGGTGTTCGCCAAGCCCCTGTCCGACGGCTCGGTCGCCGTGGGCCTGTTCAACCGGGGCAGCAGCACCGCGACCATCACCGCCACGGCCGCGCAGGTCGGCCTCACCGGAGGGCCGTTCACCCTCACCGACCTGTGGACCGGCGGCACGCAGAGCACCTCCGGCCCGATCTCGGCGAGCGTCCCGGCGCACGGTGTCGCCGTGTTCAAGATGACCGGCGGCAGCCCGCTGGCCTCCACCACCGCCCGCCTGCGCGGTACCGGGTCCGGCCGCTGCCTGGATGTGGACGAGGCCTCCACCGCGGCCGGGTCGACGACGCTGATCTGGGACTGCCACACCGCCGCCAACCAGAAGTGGACCACGTGGGCCGGAGGCGAGATCCGCGTCTACGGCGACAAGTGCCTGGACGCCTCCGACCAGGGCACCACCAACGGCACGCAGGTCATCATCTGGCCCTGCAACGGCCAGGACAACCAGAAGTGGACCACGCAGGCCGACGGGTCGATCCGCAACGTTCACGCCGGGCTGTGCCTGGACGCCGACCAGGCAGGAACCACCAACGGGACCCCGCTCATCCTGTGGACCTGCAACGGCCAGAACAACCAGAAGTGGACCACACTCCCGTAA
- a CDS encoding helix-turn-helix transcriptional regulator, with translation MDDRSDELADFLRTRRARVTPDQAGLPEDGRARRVPGLRRDEVARLAGVSTEYYTRIEQGRAQNPSPEVLEALAVTLRLDPSEREHLTDLLARPAPARRAPTSPQRVRPGLHLMLQTLDHVPAFILGRRTDVLASNRLAREVLTDFDALPAPRRNLARYYLLDPVARERVGDWEQIAAETVAMLRLEAGRSPHDRQLADLVGELTLKSPEFSTWWNDHRVLRRTHGAKHYHHPLVGELHFSYESFQVPGDTDQTLCVYNVEPASDTTRALQLLTSWTAPQPTGTPERGA, from the coding sequence ATGGATGACCGTAGTGACGAGCTCGCTGACTTCCTGCGCACCCGCCGTGCCCGGGTCACCCCCGACCAAGCAGGGCTGCCCGAGGACGGCCGGGCCCGCCGCGTGCCCGGCCTGCGCCGCGACGAGGTCGCCAGACTGGCCGGAGTCAGTACCGAGTACTACACCCGCATCGAGCAGGGCCGGGCACAGAACCCCTCCCCCGAAGTCCTCGAAGCCCTCGCCGTCACCCTGAGGCTGGACCCCTCCGAGCGCGAGCACCTCACCGACCTCCTGGCACGCCCCGCACCGGCCCGCCGAGCTCCGACCAGCCCCCAGCGCGTGCGTCCAGGACTGCACCTGATGCTGCAGACCCTGGACCACGTGCCCGCGTTCATCCTCGGCCGGCGCACCGACGTCCTGGCCTCCAACCGCCTGGCCCGCGAGGTCCTCACCGACTTCGACGCCCTGCCCGCACCCCGCCGGAACCTGGCCCGCTACTACCTCCTGGACCCCGTCGCCCGTGAACGGGTCGGCGACTGGGAACAGATCGCCGCCGAGACCGTCGCCATGCTCCGGCTGGAAGCCGGCCGAAGCCCCCATGACCGCCAGCTCGCCGACCTCGTCGGCGAACTCACGCTGAAGTCACCGGAGTTCTCCACCTGGTGGAACGATCACAGGGTGCTGCGCCGGACGCACGGCGCCAAGCACTACCACCACCCCCTGGTCGGCGAACTCCACTTCTCCTACGAGTCCTTCCAGGTGCCCGGTGACACGGACCAGACGCTGTGCGTCTACAACGTCGAACCCGCCTCCGACACCACCCGAGCCCTGCAACTCCTCACCAGCTGGACAGCCCCACAGCCGACGGGGACGCCGGAACGAGGTGCGTAG
- a CDS encoding SDR family oxidoreductase has protein sequence MTTQTSARPLSGRVAVVTGASSGIGEASAEHLAGLGARVVVLARRADRLDELVVRIGKNGGQALALAADVTDAAAVRAAADRVAAEFGGADLLLNNAGVMLPAPIEELATEQWQHQIDLNITGLMNVIGAFTPQLVKAAEERGVADLINTSSIAAQNIFPNFAVYSATKAYVTHLSRHLRAELGAKKVRVSAIEPGIVGTELQSHVTDEGARAWLEGSKEAMEWLAPEDIAQTVGFVASLPPRVNLQQVTIMPTAQAS, from the coding sequence ATGACCACGCAGACTTCCGCCCGTCCCCTCTCCGGCCGCGTCGCGGTCGTCACCGGTGCCTCCAGCGGTATCGGCGAGGCGTCGGCCGAGCACCTGGCCGGACTCGGTGCTCGTGTCGTCGTCCTGGCCCGACGTGCGGACCGGCTGGACGAGTTGGTCGTCCGGATCGGGAAGAACGGCGGTCAGGCCCTGGCCCTGGCTGCCGACGTGACCGACGCGGCGGCCGTGCGGGCGGCCGCGGACCGGGTCGCCGCCGAGTTCGGCGGTGCCGACCTGCTGCTCAACAACGCGGGCGTCATGCTTCCCGCCCCGATCGAGGAGCTGGCCACCGAGCAGTGGCAGCACCAGATCGACCTCAACATCACCGGCCTGATGAACGTCATCGGCGCGTTCACGCCGCAGCTGGTGAAGGCCGCTGAGGAGCGCGGTGTCGCGGACCTGATCAACACGTCGTCGATCGCGGCGCAGAACATCTTCCCGAACTTCGCTGTCTACTCCGCGACGAAGGCATACGTCACCCACCTCTCCCGGCACCTGCGGGCCGAGCTGGGTGCGAAGAAGGTGCGTGTCTCGGCGATCGAGCCCGGCATCGTCGGTACCGAGCTGCAGAGCCACGTCACCGATGAAGGCGCTCGTGCGTGGCTGGAGGGATCGAAGGAAGCCATGGAGTGGCTGGCGCCCGAGGACATCGCGCAGACCGTCGGGTTCGTCGCGTCCCTCCCGCCGCGGGTCAACCTCCAGCAGGTCACCATCATGCCGACCGCCCAGGCCAGTTGA
- a CDS encoding SRPBCC domain-containing protein, producing MKTISHSIEINAPAAEVWEVLTDLAAYSDWNPFIREASGDVTVGQRLTLRMFPADGKPMTFRPRVLAADPGVELRWIGHFVLPGIFDGEHRFTLTTTATGGTELLQAEKFSGLLVPFTAKTISATRQNFAALNQALKTRAESRSQPNPAPAPTATDQPR from the coding sequence ATGAAGACGATCTCCCACTCGATCGAGATCAACGCTCCGGCCGCGGAAGTCTGGGAGGTGCTCACTGACCTGGCCGCCTACTCGGACTGGAATCCCTTCATCCGCGAGGCGTCCGGCGACGTCACAGTCGGTCAGCGGCTCACGCTGAGGATGTTCCCCGCCGACGGGAAGCCGATGACGTTCCGCCCGCGCGTCCTGGCTGCCGACCCCGGCGTGGAGCTGCGCTGGATCGGCCACTTCGTCCTGCCCGGCATCTTCGACGGCGAGCACCGCTTCACGCTCACCACCACCGCGACCGGCGGCACCGAGCTCCTGCAAGCCGAGAAGTTCTCCGGCCTGCTCGTCCCCTTCACCGCCAAGACCATCTCCGCCACCCGGCAGAACTTCGCCGCCCTCAACCAGGCCCTCAAGACCCGCGCCGAAAGCCGCTCGCAGCCAAACCCCGCACCCGCGCCCACCGCGACCGACCAACCTCGGTAG
- a CDS encoding helix-turn-helix domain-containing protein codes for MEDPAEIVGRTLAANLRAMRQLRGWRLDDLASRSGVSRGMLQQIETCRTNPSVATLARISATLGTSIGRLVEPPEELGQVVRAADAEVYRAGQHTVGRLLINDGQAPFIEFWDFLIAEHEEMGSPAHPPGTRELLHLYEGRLEVEVGGAVFTLEAGDALRMRGDRDHVYRNAGPGPARLTMAVTYSGDRDPRYAPPPAQ; via the coding sequence ATGGAGGATCCAGCGGAGATCGTGGGCCGGACACTGGCCGCGAACCTGCGGGCGATGCGGCAGTTGCGGGGCTGGCGGCTGGATGACCTGGCGTCACGGTCGGGGGTCAGCCGGGGGATGTTGCAGCAGATCGAGACCTGCCGCACCAACCCCAGCGTCGCCACGCTCGCCCGGATCAGCGCCACTCTGGGCACCTCGATCGGCCGTCTCGTCGAGCCGCCCGAGGAACTCGGCCAGGTGGTGCGCGCGGCCGACGCCGAGGTGTACCGCGCTGGACAGCACACTGTGGGGCGGCTGCTCATCAACGACGGCCAGGCCCCGTTCATCGAGTTCTGGGACTTTCTCATCGCCGAGCACGAGGAGATGGGCTCCCCCGCGCATCCGCCAGGAACACGGGAACTGCTCCACCTCTACGAGGGGCGGCTCGAGGTCGAGGTCGGCGGCGCCGTCTTCACCCTCGAAGCAGGCGACGCCCTGCGCATGCGCGGCGATCGCGACCACGTCTACCGCAACGCCGGCCCCGGTCCCGCCCGGCTGACCATGGCCGTCACCTACTCCGGCGACCGCGACCCCCGCTACGCGCCCCCTCCAGCCCAATGA